The Capsicum annuum cultivar UCD-10X-F1 chromosome 1, UCD10Xv1.1, whole genome shotgun sequence sequence tttagttttcttcgAATTACATCATAAGTGTGAGAAATTCTTACATTTCAATCAGGCCATcgatatctataaaaaaaaaaaaaaaaaaaaaacttacaaatCTCACCAAGatttgtaaatttttaatttttttttgatgactTGATTTTACATTGATCGATGTATATAACTTGAACGCTCGATTCGAatactatattaatttttatagtattcTGCAACAACTTTCTcctcatgagcaatatctttaaCCTATGTTTCAAATATAACATTGATCCCAAAAAACACCTGTTATAATTAATGGATGAAACAGATAGATCTGATTGcattttcaaattaataatataaataatttatcaaaatatcatttaacGCTTTTGATTCTAAACATGACACATCATAGAATTAAAGAATtatcaaatatgaaaaatgatatttCTCTTATACAAAtccaaaaatgaaataaagacaCATCAACTAAGACTCAGGGGTTATAACATTTTTTCGTTTTCTTCGAATTACATCGGAAGTGTGAGAAATTCTTACATTTCAATCAGGTCACCtgtaactataaaaaaaaaactacaaatctCCTCAagatttgtaaatattttttttttttgatgatctGATTTTACATGGTTCGATGTATATAACTTGAGCGTTCGATTCGAatactatattaatttttatagtattcTGCAACAACTTTTCCAAGACAATCATGAGCAATACCTTTAACCCATGTTTCAAATTTTTGGAAATCaccatcatctttttcttttgtttcaacaATACAATCATGACAAGTCTCAATGAATGAATATACTGCACTAAGATCAACATTTGCTTTGTAAAAATCTTTATCTTTAACATCTGCTGTTGTTTTTTCCATTGAATCAATTGCACTTTCATAAGTTTCTTTGCATGTTTTAAGACAATCTTTATGAAAATGATCCAAATTTGCACCAGTAGCCAATTTTTTTTCAATGACATTTTCTATAAATTCTTGTGTCTTGGCCATTGAGCCAACCATGCTAGTTTTCACAAATGATGGTAtattattttcaccttttatatttAAGATTTGTGTTGATGGAGACGGAGAAGGAGATTGTAATGAATAATCAAATGTTGCATTTGATTGAATTGTTAAGAACAAAGCAAttgctaaaaaaagaaaaacttttaatgaaggagcCATtgttttttgtcctttttttagtTTATTGAGATTAGGAGAAAAAACAATGGGGAAAAATCAATCAATAGATAAATGATTATGAAGAAAATGGGATATTATTTATACACTAAAAAGTTTGGTTTAGTTTGTGGTTGTGCTTAAATATAGATTGTTTAAATACATATGTCAATTAGTTTTAACCTTCATTTTCATAGGGAATTTAACACCTCTCTTTCTAATtgattattagaaaaaaaaaattcttttttgtttctttgataCATGTTAGGGGTGACAAATGAGCGAGTCAAAATAAAgagttgataaatattttttgaaatatatagtaaTTAAGAACCTTCATTTCACTAGTAATTTAGCACCTCTCTTTCTAGTTTATTGTTAGAAGACTTTTTCTTGGATGCATGATAGGTGACAAATGAGTGGGTCAAAATAGAGAGTTAATAAATGGATATTTTCTAAATAATAAATAGGAATTAGAAGTTAGTAACCTTCATTTCACATGAAATTTAACACGCGCCAACAATGGCGGATGTACATGTATTccaggggttcatccgaatcTTCTTCGtcagaaaattatattatttttacatggtaaaaaaaaattttatgtataaataatagaggTTGAACCCCCTTTGACTAGTCcgtatatgtactactgaacTCCTCACTGAAAATCCTGGATCCTCCCCTGAGCCCCAAGTCATAACTTTATTCAGTTAGAAGATTACAATCAAGAGAAGGCGTATGTTAAGTTAGGATACTCTTGGCGCGTGTTAAGTCAAGGCAGGCTAGTGTGCACTGAACATGGTACGACGGCATAACACAGCAGCCTCTACTATGGTAATGGCCACTCCGGCAATGGGAATACAATGGACTCTCTCACCTTTAACATTTGGTAGCTTCCGCTCCCAACTCAATTTCAACCTATCCATGAGGAAGAGGAACTTGAAGATGAGGAAAATATCGAATGTAAGAGTGTGCGTGAGCAAAACTCGAAAGGTAAAAAAAACTTGTCAATACAATGGCGACCCTCCCTCGGCGACTTCAATTCTCCAATGTTAGTGCTTGAACAAGCTCGAAGCCTCCAAAGCCAGCTGCACAGACAACAGAGACTATAGAGGTCCCTAAATCCTCGACGAATAGAGGTGCAAGCTAAGGGAATACGATGACGTACAAGACCGGAGTCAAGGAAGTTTGAACCCCAGCTAGTATTGCAATTGCAATTGCTTATTTGGTTGGGATTACCAGGAAGAACAAGTTGTTCCATCTCGATACCGTCAAGAATTCTTGACTATTGCCCGGTAACGAAACTAAAGCTTCACATGGGTCTTACTTCTTTTTTTCCAACCTGAAAAGGGAATAAAGCATAATTGCGAACTGTAGATAAACTCGTTAGCGGGGAATAACAACGACTAGCAATACTATCCAACGCAAGATCCTGTTGTGGTGTAATCAATAGCTTATGATTCTCATTTTACTCAGCGTTAGAAGATATCAGGACCTACCTTTATTGCGAGCCAcggatttttctttctttgaccAACCCCTTCATTTTCCTTTCTTCCTTTGTTCTCCTCGCTCTGAACCCGAGAATGAATACCACACATAAGAGTCAAGACCTAGCCAACCAACGGAAAAGGAAGAAAGCGATTAAGCTGACTATGGAGAAAATACAAGCAGCTGATAATCATTGGTCGACTGCTCTTATTGGGTATGTGCTTGGGGATACTCCTTATGAGAAATCTATGGATAATTTTGTAATCAATGTTTGGAATTTTGTGAATAAAACCCAAATCCTGTACCATGTTGATGGctattatatatttcaatttgTATCGATTGAGGATAGGGAAGAGCTCATGCAAGTAGGGCCTTATACATACCACAATAGACTGTTGATACTGAAGCATTGGGTAATGGATTTTGTATTTGATACTGAATACATCACAACAATTCCTTTATGGGTTAACTTACCTGGGCTTCCTGTGGGTTGTTAGACTGTGGAAGAACTAAGCAAGGTGGCCAGTGTAATTGGTAGACCCCTTCACACTAATAGATATACTACATACGAAGTTGAATAGGATCTCTTATGCTAGAGTACTTGTAATACTCAGTATTTCCATAgcctaaattaactctcagtccatgagttatctaatataaaaattttgaaatactcagtattctcagtttagagcctgccattgcgtaggaaattgaattagcttttcaacgaaataaaattcgcctaaatccgataatcaggtaagaagttatggctattttaagtttcagtcgttaaacactgtcattcaggctagtagcgcatcgcggagtatgtcaaaatggcaattgtcagtttccagtgaggtaccacgATACCGGAGCATCACGCGAaagcttattttcatatttgtcaattttcagtgtaccaATGCGATCCCACCGCATCGAGATGAGTCCAAATTTCAGAATCAAAAGGGTTCGgcaattccaccacatcgcgccaagccctcagttcccaattgtcaattttcagtgacacggcacgatagcaCCACGTCGCGCCATGGGGTAATTTCGGAAATTTTTGACAGAAATACAAAGTTTCATCCAGGGTCAAATTGGTCCTTTTCCATAATTTTAATCTGCCCAGGTGtaatatttaagccctaaaaatgttttaaaccCTTTGTTTATTAACTTTTCCCCAAATCAACAAGCTCTcattctcaagaaaataaaccctagctttaagaaaccaagagcaatctccaaggattcaccaagaacttcaagaaactcacaaattaaggtatgttaggtgttcatctatgagttcctttcacccatagagtccacgaatccattttcaaactacaagattgttgaattatgaacttccatgtttgaattgaattgaattcatgttcatgttcatgttattgtcgggtcttagtccatgattaaattacaagctttcatGCAATTAATCatcatatgtgttgaattacatgatcttcatgataaacccttcaatttgcaagttgattgatgtagccataaTAACTATATGTGATGATTATTGTCTAACTCAAGCAtgttccccatgtgtttgataaaaatgcCTAGGTGAcagaaatagtgccattataatatgatagcatgtattctccattcatgtataagtagatggcTTACAagcgtttgataaaatgtctctatggatgaattatgaacaagtaaGCAATGTTATGTCATTCAAGATTATACTATGCGTtacttttcatactatcgagtcctaggggtatttaatacccgacaatttagttgtttacctagatccaACATCAGTgacaggatagtatcagtcatgtcacgatcagtagtactctcagttagttacagaactcaatagaactcagtcagttacataactcgagaaaactcagtaatctcagtatcagtccagttcagttcagtatactcaatttagtgtcttttagttatgagtaggattcagcaccgaataaacccaaggatgggggctcacctatcagaagagggtgtgatccttagaagcaatccttgtgttctagaactacgtagccagcgcaggtTGAGCCATCAAATTTGtcatttgagggttgatgaggtgttttaacctgccagatgagggttccaccattctcactagagtacctgccagatgaaggTAACtctcagcttatctttacccatggcacggtattgacacccttctaattggggttacagattggacccaagtcagttatcttatcttatatGGACATGTTGGTTATattattacctcctacagtttcagttttagtctttaaaatagaactcagttcagttctacagaatcaggactgtcaaatacagtcaatcaatattagtaaatcaggttatcagttaatcagttattagaattcaatacttagcttcaaaaaaactcagttatagtatatatatatatatatgtatgtatatgctcAGATTGCATACTTAGTACTTACAGTGGTTTCtgattatccatgtactctcatgttgaGTTACTTTAcatcattcagtcagttgttgctcatgcatatgaacccttgcattcagccttacctcatctagcataccagaacattccacgtactgatgcatactttctcttgcattatgatgtcttacatcataggttcagacactcaggttTCTAACagcgcatagacagattcagatttagccagcattagatttagcagtgagtcctcatcatttgaggacatttttttattttattatctcagtagacttagtatttcagtagatggagttagttgggggattgtcctatcaactccactttcagacagttcagattagaggcttttttaAACTAGTTTTCATACagtgttcagttttatagattgttatttcagttgatacgtTTTATCAGTTTttcaaatttgaaccttatggcatttcaacctattttttcccacttattatagtatcatgttttagtgctcatagcagatatcagtcatgggttagcttgtggtccttcgaggtcgtaagcaccgtgtagcatccggggtacagactcggggcattacaaacttgatatcagagcctaaggttcaacagtgtcctaggaagtctgaaagtcgtatcacgtagagtcttatgcatgggtgtgtatcGCGCCACACTTAttgacaggaggctatgagatgttttagaaaatattttccttctttcagtattcatgtcgtacgagtgagcatgagctcaagttaaactctcagtctaatttatttcttcctttcatttacagaatatgcctcccaaaaaaagaaccaaaaatcagtcagcgcctcagcccgttcaggcagatcccctggacaagcatatctctcatgcaaaattcagagatgcatttactactctagccaattccgtagcagctcagaatgaatggccagctattGTTTAGgacaacccaatggccaatactgctgcagccatAATTCGGGACTTCATCCGAATAAATTTCCTCTATTATCAGGAtttaagtcagaagaggatccacaagagttccttgatcaggttcaaaaagtcacaaacatcatggaagtgacttccagtgagagtgctgagttccGTTTATCAGCtacaggatgtagctcatacattgTTTAAgaagtagaaggtagacaggggcacagatacagagcccatagagtgggaagagtttgctactgcctttctagatagattttttcccttagatctgagagaagccaaggtgttagagtttatcaacctaaGGCAAGTTAGTATGAGCgttaaagagtattccctcaagtttactcagttagccagatatgctcc is a genomic window containing:
- the LOC107854808 gene encoding uncharacterized protein LOC107854808; translation: MAPSLKVFLFLAIALFLTIQSNATFDYSLQSPSPSPSTQILNIKGENNIPSFVKTSMVGSMAKTQEFIENVIEKKLATGANLDHFHKDCLKTCKETYESAIDSMEKTTADVKDKDFYKANVDLSAVYSFIETCHDCIVETKEKDDGDFQKFETWVKGIAHDCLGKVVAEYYKN